One Microvirga ossetica DNA segment encodes these proteins:
- a CDS encoding SH3 domain-containing protein — MPRISVFLTLLVLVGAFVPTYSARSQSGGIHLFDPLIREMIQQGIQNDRQRTRQPIAPSGPVTISSTLTKVTDSRTGIEIRLPTHILIKEGVSQNGGSRWQTFDDRITVDTVRNSNTSNLRQIYENITRIRPNVQINHSKFEADSFVIVGETPKGKFLQTYTAGPEEIRGLLISYEKELASYFDRTAGAIIDSFIPFPDGIAVVVGGDFNNPACPSTGVVSRLKPQTESFLSVRSGPGVSHREVDRLTNGSPVAICQQTDSWFAVVYSTQQGTNDCNVQTPSPAKRSYTGPCKYGWVHSSYIGNIRMQQRPSSEPLKHPEDIKVVEASQKTDLPQMQPPSTASAATATAPSAPIPRLPVVPKDCPARSPDYSSRLALIKTHVKIAHEQVEEWKSLRKIAEKAQQSDIGAFCKAYLDPMKKALEAMNSFMQKNNEGLVLDSFNACVETQATKIEKEVDNVKGSAEPVGLLLKIHADLIRIKIENVSLIHEHKDYLGTVESIKGSFASSTKQCSL, encoded by the coding sequence ATGCCCAGGATAAGTGTTTTCCTCACTTTGCTTGTTCTCGTCGGCGCCTTTGTGCCGACTTATTCGGCGCGCTCCCAGTCTGGAGGAATACATCTCTTTGACCCACTTATCCGCGAGATGATCCAGCAAGGTATCCAGAATGACAGACAGCGCACCCGACAACCTATCGCTCCATCTGGTCCTGTAACCATATCAAGCACATTGACAAAGGTCACTGATTCAAGAACTGGCATAGAGATCAGACTGCCTACCCACATCTTGATCAAGGAAGGTGTAAGCCAAAATGGCGGAAGCCGCTGGCAAACATTTGATGATAGAATTACTGTTGACACCGTTCGAAACTCAAACACCTCTAACCTACGCCAAATCTACGAAAACATTACTCGGATCCGGCCTAACGTACAAATCAACCATTCGAAATTTGAGGCAGACTCTTTTGTTATCGTAGGGGAGACACCCAAAGGTAAATTCCTTCAAACCTACACTGCTGGACCAGAAGAGATACGAGGTCTGTTGATCAGTTACGAAAAGGAACTTGCTTCCTATTTTGATCGGACAGCCGGCGCGATCATCGACAGTTTTATTCCGTTTCCAGATGGCATCGCAGTGGTGGTTGGAGGCGACTTCAATAATCCAGCTTGTCCGAGCACGGGTGTTGTCTCCCGCCTTAAGCCTCAAACAGAGAGTTTCCTCTCTGTCCGCAGCGGTCCCGGGGTATCGCACCGAGAGGTCGATCGGCTCACCAACGGGTCTCCCGTTGCAATCTGCCAACAAACCGATTCTTGGTTTGCCGTTGTATACTCGACCCAACAGGGCACAAATGACTGTAACGTACAAACACCATCGCCGGCGAAGAGGTCCTACACCGGGCCATGCAAATATGGATGGGTTCACTCTAGTTACATTGGCAACATAAGGATGCAGCAGAGGCCTTCTTCGGAACCGCTCAAGCACCCGGAGGATATTAAGGTTGTCGAGGCTAGCCAGAAAACCGATCTGCCCCAAATGCAACCGCCGTCAACAGCAAGTGCTGCCACAGCAACTGCACCGAGTGCACCAATACCACGCCTTCCAGTCGTACCAAAAGATTGTCCGGCCCGATCGCCTGACTACTCAAGTCGACTCGCGCTTATCAAAACCCATGTCAAGATAGCGCATGAACAAGTGGAAGAGTGGAAGTCTCTGCGTAAAATCGCAGAGAAAGCGCAACAGTCGGATATTGGAGCCTTTTGTAAGGCCTACCTAGATCCAATGAAGAAAGCACTTGAGGCTATGAATTCCTTCATGCAAAAGAATAATGAGGGCCTGGTTCTTGATAGTTTTAATGCATGTGTAGAGACTCAGGCAACGAAAATAGAAAAAGAGGTCGACAACGTAAAAGGGAGCGCCGAGCCTGTCGGACTCTTGCTCAAAATTCATGCCGATTTAATCCGCATCAAGATTGAAAACGTCAGTTTGATCCATGAACACAAGGACTATTTAGGCACGGTCGAGTCAATCAAAGGGTCGTTTGCGTCCAGCACTAAACAATGCAGCCTTTGA